Proteins from a genomic interval of Alosa alosa isolate M-15738 ecotype Scorff River chromosome 8, AALO_Geno_1.1, whole genome shotgun sequence:
- the ttbk2b gene encoding tau-tubulin kinase 2b isoform X3 translates to MSGAGEQTDILSVTDLVRDRWRVVKKIGGGGFGEIYEVLDQLNQVNVALKVESAQQPKQVLKMEVAVLKRLQGKDHVCRFVGCGRNDRFNYVVMELQGRNLADLRRTMRNGTFSVSTTLRLGRQILAAIESIHSVGFLHRDIKPSNFAMGRLSSTCRTCYMLDFGLARQFTNSSQEVRPPRPVAGFRGTVRYASINAHKNKEMGRHDDLWSLFYMLVEFMVGQLPWRKVKDKEQVGNMKETYDHKLMLKHLPSEFSSFLDHISTLDYYTKPDYQMLMSVFDNSMKSFNVMENDPYDWERSDSDGLLSIQTLATTAQQLTRLTPAYMGMANASAVPGDLQRENTEDVLQGERLSDADNCPPMPSQHALGADVWEEMERNRDRNRNHVQQQQQQQQQQQQQQQPLIRKVASEEERSQNQGNQSPNSGSIQGSPRRVRSETVLLDRVAPLLRRMRHSQSMGLDKRLTPEPKPTIERFLEAYLGKQRPGLSQDRERGSSLGSLRGSGSGGGCDEDLLQLGGAGSPKQGSQGSLEQEEAASSGGYVAVTLSPVPQEGDSQEWVMVELEGGSGSGGSAGSKPEDEERSGGGSGGGGGCTLGPEIIPRTWSDPLPQRSVGGSSELGGVLCHTAPPFGRLPGLTGMTGMPGLCGGLTGLRRLPTIPSAAVMRIGRTQQEPFGEQEKSEQDGRQEDQPGSTMDQHERELGPDDPPSPAVPPLDSPHDRDPIDGDTPKPTSKMEIEGGESDSGFPDQGDTTAGGVEGTHPSGATPPPPRPRRDSSPRASRIPVRDPDSPTRRPLSPALSPALSPSCEHFPSALLRDRLALGGSVGGNGGGWQAEDPASLSSLSSGRSRIPRPLSPTLAPNDVQAASRFLPRPPPGKPPLRPAGDNRRRRYRIRASSTSDADLLDNLTQLMQERGGPTPHYRSPSSSSLQRSLSSSPSRHESHDAAGGGGGVFLGRSQSPSSFSGSPPPLRAAELRAYRASGYCPKVRLGSHEGKVTTKLSR, encoded by the exons ATGAGTGGGGCCGGTGAACAGACAGACATCCTGTCAGTGACAGACCTGGTCAGGGACCGATGGAGAGTG GTGAAGAAGATAGGCGGAGGGGGCTTCGGGGAAATCTATGAGGTCCTGGATCAGCTGAATCAGGTCAATGTGGCACTTAAGGTGGAGTCGGCCCAGCAGCCCAAACAGGTCCTCAAGATGGAGGTGGCGGTGCTCAAGAGGCTGCAGG GTAAAGACCACGTGTGCCGCTTTGTTGGTTGTGGCCGCAATGACCGCTTCAATTATGTTGTGATGGAGCTACAG GGGAGGAACCTCGCAGACCTCCGTCGGACGATGCGGAACGGGACGTTCTCGGTGTCCACCACGCTCCGACTTGGTCGGCAGATTCTGGCAGCCATCGAGAGCATCCACTCTGTCGGCTTCCTGCATCGGGACATCAAACCG TCCAACTTTGCCATGGGTCGCCTATCAAGCACATGCAGGACGTGTTACATGCTTGACTTCGGCCTGGCGAGGCAGTTCACCAACTCCTCCCAGGAAGTCCGACCG CCTCGTCCAGTAGCAGGTTTCAGGGGGACAGTGCGTTATGCATCCATCAACGCCCACAAAAACAAG GAGATGGGTCGTCATGACGACCTCTGGTCCCTCTTCTACATGCTGGTGGAATTCATGGTGGGTCAGCTGCCCTGGAGGAAGGTCAAGGACAAA GAGCAGGTGGGGAACATGAAGGAGACCTACGACCACAAGCTCATGCTCAAGCACCTGCCCTCGGAGTTCAGCAGCTTCCTGGACCACATCTCCACCCTCGACTACTACACAAAACCGGACTACCAG ATGCTCATGTCCGTGTTCGACAACAGCATGAAGAGTTTTAACGTAATGGAGAATGACCCCTATGATTGGGAGCGCAGCGACTCAGATGGCCTGTTGAGCATCCAGACATTGGCCACCACTGCCCAGCAACTGACCCGTCTCACTCCTGCATACATGGG GATGGCCAACGCGTCGGCGGTGCCCGGAGACCTGCAGCGGGAAAACACGGAGGACGTGCTCCAGGGCGAGAGGCTGAGCGACGCGGACAACTGCCCGCCGATgccatcccagcatgccctgggGGCTGACGTGTGGGAGGAGATGGAGCGCAACCGAGACCGCAACCGCAACCacgtccagcagcagcagcagcagcagcagcagcaacagcaacagcagcagccgcTCATCAGGAAG GTGGCCAGTGAAGAGGAGCGCAGTCAGAACCAAGGCAACCAGAGCCCCAACAGCGGGTCCATTCAGGGCTCTCCCCGTCGGGTGCGGTCCGAAACGGTGCTGCTGGACCGGGTGGCCCCGCTGCTCCGTCGCATGAGGCACAGCCAGAGCATGGGCCTGGACAAGCGGCTCACCCCCGAACCCAAACCCACCATCGAGCGCTTCCTGGAGGCTTA tCTGGGCAAACAGCGTCCCGGCCTTTCCCAGGATCGAGAGCGCGGCtccagcctgggcagtctccgAGGCAGCGGCAGTGGCGGCGGCTGCGACGAGGACCTCCTGCAGCTAGGGGGCGCCGGCTCCCCCAAGCAGGGCTCCCAGGGCTCcctggagcaggaggaggcGGCCAGTAGCGGGGGCTACGTGGCCGTCACTCTGAGCCCCGTGCCCCAGGAAGGGGACTCCCAGGAGTGGGTGATGGTGGAGCTGGAGGGGGGCAGCGGGAGCGGGGGCTCGGCTGGCTCCAAGCCCGAGGATGAGGAGCGATCCGGGGGAGGGAGCGGTGGTGGCGGCGGGTGCACGCTGGGGCCTGAGATTATCCCCCGTACCTGGTCGGACCCACTGCCTCAGCGCAGTGTCGGTGGCTCCAGTGAGCTGGGGGGCGTCCTGTGCCACACCGCTCCTCCCTTCGGACGCTTGCCGGGCCTGACGGGGATGACGGGCATGCCGGGGTTGTGTGGCGGCCTCACAGGCCTCAGGCGGCTGCCCACTATCCCGTCTGCTGCCGTCATGCGCATCGGCCGCACTCAACAAGAGCCG ttTGGTGAGCAGGAGAAATCTGAACAGGATGGTAGACAGGAGGATCAGCCAGGCAGCACCATGGACCAGCACGAGCGGGAGCTCGGCCCAGATGACCCACCTAGCCCCGCGGTGCCACCCCTGGACTCTCCGCACGACCGGGACCCCATCGACGGAGACACCCCCAAACCCACTTCCAAGATGGAGATAGAGGGGGGCGAGAGCGACTCGGGGTTCCCTGACCAGGGTGACACGACGGCTGGCGGCGTGGAGGGCACCCACCCGTCGGGAGCCACCCCCCCGCCACCCCGTCCGAGACGAGACTCCTCGCCGCGGGCCAGCCGCATCCCCGTGCGTGACCCCGACTCGCCCACGCGGCGGCCCCTGTCGCCCGCGCTCTCCCCGGCCCTCTCGCCCTCCTGCGAACACTTCCCCTCAGCGCTACTGCGAGACCGGCTGGCCCTGGGGGGCTCGGTAGGTGGGAATGGGGGAGGCTGGCAGGCCGAGGACCCCGCCTCGCTGTCGTCCCTGTCATCAGGGAGGAGCCGCATCCCACGGCCCCTGAGCCCTACGCTGGCCCCGAATGATGTGCAAGCCGCCAGTCGTTTCCTCCCACGTCCGCCACCGGGCAAACCTCCCCTCCGCCCTGCCGGAGATAACCG GCGTCGGCGTTACCGCATCCGTGCCAGTAGCACTAGCGACGCTGATCTCCTGGACAACCTCACACAGCTGATGCAGGAGCGCGGCGGGCCCACCCCTCACTACAGAagcccctcctcctcatccctgcAGCGCTCCCTAAGCTCCTCCCCCTCACGGCACGAGTCGCACGACGCCGCTGGCGGTGGCGGCGGAGTCTTCCTGGGACGCAGCCAATCGCCTTCCAGCTTCTCGGGGTCCCCGCCACCTCTTCGCGCGGCGGAGCTAAGGGCCTATCGGGCATCGGGGTACTGCCCCAAAGTCCGGCTGGGTAGCCATGAAGGCAAAGTCACTACCAAGCTAAGCAGATGA
- the ttbk2b gene encoding tau-tubulin kinase 2b isoform X2, with amino-acid sequence MSGAGEQTDILSVTDLVRDRWRVVKKIGGGGFGEIYEVLDQLNQVNVALKVESAQQPKQVLKMEVAVLKRLQGKDHVCRFVGCGRNDRFNYVVMELQGRNLADLRRTMRNGTFSVSTTLRLGRQILAAIESIHSVGFLHRDIKPSNFAMGRLSSTCRTCYMLDFGLARQFTNSSQEVRPPRPVAGFRGTVRYASINAHKNKEMGRHDDLWSLFYMLVEFMVGQLPWRKVKDKEQVGNMKETYDHKLMLKHLPSEFSSFLDHISTLDYYTKPDYQMLMSVFDNSMKSFNVMENDPYDWERSDSDGLLSIQTLATTAQQLTRLTPAYMGMANASAVPGDLQRENTEDVLQGERLSDADNCPPMPSQHALGADVWEEMERNRDRNRNHVQQQQQQQQQQQQQQQPLIRKVREVASEEERSQNQGNQSPNSGSIQGSPRRVRSETVLLDRVAPLLRRMRHSQSMGLDKRLTPEPKPTIERFLEAYLGKQRPGLSQDRERGSSLGSLRGSGSGGGCDEDLLQLGGAGSPKQGSQGSLEQEEAASSGGYVAVTLSPVPQEGDSQEWVMVELEGGSGSGGSAGSKPEDEERSGGGSGGGGGCTLGPEIIPRTWSDPLPQRSVGGSSELGGVLCHTAPPFGRLPGLTGMTGMPGLCGGLTGLRRLPTIPSAAVMRIGRTQQEPFGEQEKSEQDGRQEDQPGSTMDQHERELGPDDPPSPAVPPLDSPHDRDPIDGDTPKPTSKMEIEGGESDSGFPDQGDTTAGGVEGTHPSGATPPPPRPRRDSSPRASRIPVRDPDSPTRRPLSPALSPALSPSCEHFPSALLRDRLALGGSVGGNGGGWQAEDPASLSSLSSGRSRIPRPLSPTLAPNDVQAASRFLPRPPPGKPPLRPAGDNRRRRYRIRASSTSDADLLDNLTQLMQERGGPTPHYRSPSSSSLQRSLSSSPSRHESHDAAGGGGGVFLGRSQSPSSFSGSPPPLRAAELRAYRASGYCPKVRLGSHEGKVTTKLSR; translated from the exons ATGAGTGGGGCCGGTGAACAGACAGACATCCTGTCAGTGACAGACCTGGTCAGGGACCGATGGAGAGTG GTGAAGAAGATAGGCGGAGGGGGCTTCGGGGAAATCTATGAGGTCCTGGATCAGCTGAATCAGGTCAATGTGGCACTTAAGGTGGAGTCGGCCCAGCAGCCCAAACAGGTCCTCAAGATGGAGGTGGCGGTGCTCAAGAGGCTGCAGG GTAAAGACCACGTGTGCCGCTTTGTTGGTTGTGGCCGCAATGACCGCTTCAATTATGTTGTGATGGAGCTACAG GGGAGGAACCTCGCAGACCTCCGTCGGACGATGCGGAACGGGACGTTCTCGGTGTCCACCACGCTCCGACTTGGTCGGCAGATTCTGGCAGCCATCGAGAGCATCCACTCTGTCGGCTTCCTGCATCGGGACATCAAACCG TCCAACTTTGCCATGGGTCGCCTATCAAGCACATGCAGGACGTGTTACATGCTTGACTTCGGCCTGGCGAGGCAGTTCACCAACTCCTCCCAGGAAGTCCGACCG CCTCGTCCAGTAGCAGGTTTCAGGGGGACAGTGCGTTATGCATCCATCAACGCCCACAAAAACAAG GAGATGGGTCGTCATGACGACCTCTGGTCCCTCTTCTACATGCTGGTGGAATTCATGGTGGGTCAGCTGCCCTGGAGGAAGGTCAAGGACAAA GAGCAGGTGGGGAACATGAAGGAGACCTACGACCACAAGCTCATGCTCAAGCACCTGCCCTCGGAGTTCAGCAGCTTCCTGGACCACATCTCCACCCTCGACTACTACACAAAACCGGACTACCAG ATGCTCATGTCCGTGTTCGACAACAGCATGAAGAGTTTTAACGTAATGGAGAATGACCCCTATGATTGGGAGCGCAGCGACTCAGATGGCCTGTTGAGCATCCAGACATTGGCCACCACTGCCCAGCAACTGACCCGTCTCACTCCTGCATACATGGG GATGGCCAACGCGTCGGCGGTGCCCGGAGACCTGCAGCGGGAAAACACGGAGGACGTGCTCCAGGGCGAGAGGCTGAGCGACGCGGACAACTGCCCGCCGATgccatcccagcatgccctgggGGCTGACGTGTGGGAGGAGATGGAGCGCAACCGAGACCGCAACCGCAACCacgtccagcagcagcagcagcagcagcagcagcaacagcaacagcagcagccgcTCATCAGGAAGGTGAGGGAG GTGGCCAGTGAAGAGGAGCGCAGTCAGAACCAAGGCAACCAGAGCCCCAACAGCGGGTCCATTCAGGGCTCTCCCCGTCGGGTGCGGTCCGAAACGGTGCTGCTGGACCGGGTGGCCCCGCTGCTCCGTCGCATGAGGCACAGCCAGAGCATGGGCCTGGACAAGCGGCTCACCCCCGAACCCAAACCCACCATCGAGCGCTTCCTGGAGGCTTA tCTGGGCAAACAGCGTCCCGGCCTTTCCCAGGATCGAGAGCGCGGCtccagcctgggcagtctccgAGGCAGCGGCAGTGGCGGCGGCTGCGACGAGGACCTCCTGCAGCTAGGGGGCGCCGGCTCCCCCAAGCAGGGCTCCCAGGGCTCcctggagcaggaggaggcGGCCAGTAGCGGGGGCTACGTGGCCGTCACTCTGAGCCCCGTGCCCCAGGAAGGGGACTCCCAGGAGTGGGTGATGGTGGAGCTGGAGGGGGGCAGCGGGAGCGGGGGCTCGGCTGGCTCCAAGCCCGAGGATGAGGAGCGATCCGGGGGAGGGAGCGGTGGTGGCGGCGGGTGCACGCTGGGGCCTGAGATTATCCCCCGTACCTGGTCGGACCCACTGCCTCAGCGCAGTGTCGGTGGCTCCAGTGAGCTGGGGGGCGTCCTGTGCCACACCGCTCCTCCCTTCGGACGCTTGCCGGGCCTGACGGGGATGACGGGCATGCCGGGGTTGTGTGGCGGCCTCACAGGCCTCAGGCGGCTGCCCACTATCCCGTCTGCTGCCGTCATGCGCATCGGCCGCACTCAACAAGAGCCG ttTGGTGAGCAGGAGAAATCTGAACAGGATGGTAGACAGGAGGATCAGCCAGGCAGCACCATGGACCAGCACGAGCGGGAGCTCGGCCCAGATGACCCACCTAGCCCCGCGGTGCCACCCCTGGACTCTCCGCACGACCGGGACCCCATCGACGGAGACACCCCCAAACCCACTTCCAAGATGGAGATAGAGGGGGGCGAGAGCGACTCGGGGTTCCCTGACCAGGGTGACACGACGGCTGGCGGCGTGGAGGGCACCCACCCGTCGGGAGCCACCCCCCCGCCACCCCGTCCGAGACGAGACTCCTCGCCGCGGGCCAGCCGCATCCCCGTGCGTGACCCCGACTCGCCCACGCGGCGGCCCCTGTCGCCCGCGCTCTCCCCGGCCCTCTCGCCCTCCTGCGAACACTTCCCCTCAGCGCTACTGCGAGACCGGCTGGCCCTGGGGGGCTCGGTAGGTGGGAATGGGGGAGGCTGGCAGGCCGAGGACCCCGCCTCGCTGTCGTCCCTGTCATCAGGGAGGAGCCGCATCCCACGGCCCCTGAGCCCTACGCTGGCCCCGAATGATGTGCAAGCCGCCAGTCGTTTCCTCCCACGTCCGCCACCGGGCAAACCTCCCCTCCGCCCTGCCGGAGATAACCG GCGTCGGCGTTACCGCATCCGTGCCAGTAGCACTAGCGACGCTGATCTCCTGGACAACCTCACACAGCTGATGCAGGAGCGCGGCGGGCCCACCCCTCACTACAGAagcccctcctcctcatccctgcAGCGCTCCCTAAGCTCCTCCCCCTCACGGCACGAGTCGCACGACGCCGCTGGCGGTGGCGGCGGAGTCTTCCTGGGACGCAGCCAATCGCCTTCCAGCTTCTCGGGGTCCCCGCCACCTCTTCGCGCGGCGGAGCTAAGGGCCTATCGGGCATCGGGGTACTGCCCCAAAGTCCGGCTGGGTAGCCATGAAGGCAAAGTCACTACCAAGCTAAGCAGATGA
- the ttbk2b gene encoding tau-tubulin kinase 2b isoform X1 gives MSGAGEQTDILSVTDLVRDRWRVVKKIGGGGFGEIYEVLDQLNQVNVALKVESAQQPKQVLKMEVAVLKRLQGKDHVCRFVGCGRNDRFNYVVMELQGRNLADLRRTMRNGTFSVSTTLRLGRQILAAIESIHSVGFLHRDIKPSNFAMGRLSSTCRTCYMLDFGLARQFTNSSQEVRPPRPVAGFRGTVRYASINAHKNKEMGRHDDLWSLFYMLVEFMVGQLPWRKVKDKEQVGNMKETYDHKLMLKHLPSEFSSFLDHISTLDYYTKPDYQMLMSVFDNSMKSFNVMENDPYDWERSDSDGLLSIQTLATTAQQLTRLTPAYMGMANASAVPGDLQRENTEDVLQGERLSDADNCPPMPSQHALGADVWEEMERNRDRNRNHVQQQQQQQQQQQQQQQPLIRKVREVRPAALRRVKVASEEERSQNQGNQSPNSGSIQGSPRRVRSETVLLDRVAPLLRRMRHSQSMGLDKRLTPEPKPTIERFLEAYLGKQRPGLSQDRERGSSLGSLRGSGSGGGCDEDLLQLGGAGSPKQGSQGSLEQEEAASSGGYVAVTLSPVPQEGDSQEWVMVELEGGSGSGGSAGSKPEDEERSGGGSGGGGGCTLGPEIIPRTWSDPLPQRSVGGSSELGGVLCHTAPPFGRLPGLTGMTGMPGLCGGLTGLRRLPTIPSAAVMRIGRTQQEPFGEQEKSEQDGRQEDQPGSTMDQHERELGPDDPPSPAVPPLDSPHDRDPIDGDTPKPTSKMEIEGGESDSGFPDQGDTTAGGVEGTHPSGATPPPPRPRRDSSPRASRIPVRDPDSPTRRPLSPALSPALSPSCEHFPSALLRDRLALGGSVGGNGGGWQAEDPASLSSLSSGRSRIPRPLSPTLAPNDVQAASRFLPRPPPGKPPLRPAGDNRRRRYRIRASSTSDADLLDNLTQLMQERGGPTPHYRSPSSSSLQRSLSSSPSRHESHDAAGGGGGVFLGRSQSPSSFSGSPPPLRAAELRAYRASGYCPKVRLGSHEGKVTTKLSR, from the exons ATGAGTGGGGCCGGTGAACAGACAGACATCCTGTCAGTGACAGACCTGGTCAGGGACCGATGGAGAGTG GTGAAGAAGATAGGCGGAGGGGGCTTCGGGGAAATCTATGAGGTCCTGGATCAGCTGAATCAGGTCAATGTGGCACTTAAGGTGGAGTCGGCCCAGCAGCCCAAACAGGTCCTCAAGATGGAGGTGGCGGTGCTCAAGAGGCTGCAGG GTAAAGACCACGTGTGCCGCTTTGTTGGTTGTGGCCGCAATGACCGCTTCAATTATGTTGTGATGGAGCTACAG GGGAGGAACCTCGCAGACCTCCGTCGGACGATGCGGAACGGGACGTTCTCGGTGTCCACCACGCTCCGACTTGGTCGGCAGATTCTGGCAGCCATCGAGAGCATCCACTCTGTCGGCTTCCTGCATCGGGACATCAAACCG TCCAACTTTGCCATGGGTCGCCTATCAAGCACATGCAGGACGTGTTACATGCTTGACTTCGGCCTGGCGAGGCAGTTCACCAACTCCTCCCAGGAAGTCCGACCG CCTCGTCCAGTAGCAGGTTTCAGGGGGACAGTGCGTTATGCATCCATCAACGCCCACAAAAACAAG GAGATGGGTCGTCATGACGACCTCTGGTCCCTCTTCTACATGCTGGTGGAATTCATGGTGGGTCAGCTGCCCTGGAGGAAGGTCAAGGACAAA GAGCAGGTGGGGAACATGAAGGAGACCTACGACCACAAGCTCATGCTCAAGCACCTGCCCTCGGAGTTCAGCAGCTTCCTGGACCACATCTCCACCCTCGACTACTACACAAAACCGGACTACCAG ATGCTCATGTCCGTGTTCGACAACAGCATGAAGAGTTTTAACGTAATGGAGAATGACCCCTATGATTGGGAGCGCAGCGACTCAGATGGCCTGTTGAGCATCCAGACATTGGCCACCACTGCCCAGCAACTGACCCGTCTCACTCCTGCATACATGGG GATGGCCAACGCGTCGGCGGTGCCCGGAGACCTGCAGCGGGAAAACACGGAGGACGTGCTCCAGGGCGAGAGGCTGAGCGACGCGGACAACTGCCCGCCGATgccatcccagcatgccctgggGGCTGACGTGTGGGAGGAGATGGAGCGCAACCGAGACCGCAACCGCAACCacgtccagcagcagcagcagcagcagcagcagcaacagcaacagcagcagccgcTCATCAGGAAGGTGAGGGAGGTGAGGCCAGCTGCCCTGCGGAGAGTGAAG GTGGCCAGTGAAGAGGAGCGCAGTCAGAACCAAGGCAACCAGAGCCCCAACAGCGGGTCCATTCAGGGCTCTCCCCGTCGGGTGCGGTCCGAAACGGTGCTGCTGGACCGGGTGGCCCCGCTGCTCCGTCGCATGAGGCACAGCCAGAGCATGGGCCTGGACAAGCGGCTCACCCCCGAACCCAAACCCACCATCGAGCGCTTCCTGGAGGCTTA tCTGGGCAAACAGCGTCCCGGCCTTTCCCAGGATCGAGAGCGCGGCtccagcctgggcagtctccgAGGCAGCGGCAGTGGCGGCGGCTGCGACGAGGACCTCCTGCAGCTAGGGGGCGCCGGCTCCCCCAAGCAGGGCTCCCAGGGCTCcctggagcaggaggaggcGGCCAGTAGCGGGGGCTACGTGGCCGTCACTCTGAGCCCCGTGCCCCAGGAAGGGGACTCCCAGGAGTGGGTGATGGTGGAGCTGGAGGGGGGCAGCGGGAGCGGGGGCTCGGCTGGCTCCAAGCCCGAGGATGAGGAGCGATCCGGGGGAGGGAGCGGTGGTGGCGGCGGGTGCACGCTGGGGCCTGAGATTATCCCCCGTACCTGGTCGGACCCACTGCCTCAGCGCAGTGTCGGTGGCTCCAGTGAGCTGGGGGGCGTCCTGTGCCACACCGCTCCTCCCTTCGGACGCTTGCCGGGCCTGACGGGGATGACGGGCATGCCGGGGTTGTGTGGCGGCCTCACAGGCCTCAGGCGGCTGCCCACTATCCCGTCTGCTGCCGTCATGCGCATCGGCCGCACTCAACAAGAGCCG ttTGGTGAGCAGGAGAAATCTGAACAGGATGGTAGACAGGAGGATCAGCCAGGCAGCACCATGGACCAGCACGAGCGGGAGCTCGGCCCAGATGACCCACCTAGCCCCGCGGTGCCACCCCTGGACTCTCCGCACGACCGGGACCCCATCGACGGAGACACCCCCAAACCCACTTCCAAGATGGAGATAGAGGGGGGCGAGAGCGACTCGGGGTTCCCTGACCAGGGTGACACGACGGCTGGCGGCGTGGAGGGCACCCACCCGTCGGGAGCCACCCCCCCGCCACCCCGTCCGAGACGAGACTCCTCGCCGCGGGCCAGCCGCATCCCCGTGCGTGACCCCGACTCGCCCACGCGGCGGCCCCTGTCGCCCGCGCTCTCCCCGGCCCTCTCGCCCTCCTGCGAACACTTCCCCTCAGCGCTACTGCGAGACCGGCTGGCCCTGGGGGGCTCGGTAGGTGGGAATGGGGGAGGCTGGCAGGCCGAGGACCCCGCCTCGCTGTCGTCCCTGTCATCAGGGAGGAGCCGCATCCCACGGCCCCTGAGCCCTACGCTGGCCCCGAATGATGTGCAAGCCGCCAGTCGTTTCCTCCCACGTCCGCCACCGGGCAAACCTCCCCTCCGCCCTGCCGGAGATAACCG GCGTCGGCGTTACCGCATCCGTGCCAGTAGCACTAGCGACGCTGATCTCCTGGACAACCTCACACAGCTGATGCAGGAGCGCGGCGGGCCCACCCCTCACTACAGAagcccctcctcctcatccctgcAGCGCTCCCTAAGCTCCTCCCCCTCACGGCACGAGTCGCACGACGCCGCTGGCGGTGGCGGCGGAGTCTTCCTGGGACGCAGCCAATCGCCTTCCAGCTTCTCGGGGTCCCCGCCACCTCTTCGCGCGGCGGAGCTAAGGGCCTATCGGGCATCGGGGTACTGCCCCAAAGTCCGGCTGGGTAGCCATGAAGGCAAAGTCACTACCAAGCTAAGCAGATGA